From a single Deltaproteobacteria bacterium HGW-Deltaproteobacteria-6 genomic region:
- a CDS encoding 50S ribosomal protein L13: MKTFSAKAEETKQDWYVVDASGKVLGRLASEIALRLRGKHKAIYTPHVDTGDFIVVLNAEKITLTGKKLTDKIYYSYSGYPGGLRETAAGKMLAEKPENLIRIAVAGMLPKNNLGRKMLKKLKVYSGNAHPHEAQCPQTLAV; encoded by the coding sequence ATGAAAACATTTTCAGCGAAGGCGGAAGAGACAAAACAGGACTGGTATGTTGTTGATGCGTCCGGTAAAGTATTGGGAAGGCTGGCTAGCGAGATCGCCCTGCGCCTTCGGGGCAAGCATAAAGCTATTTACACGCCGCATGTCGATACCGGCGATTTTATCGTGGTTTTGAATGCCGAAAAGATTACCCTGACCGGCAAAAAGCTCACCGATAAGATTTATTACTCTTATTCCGGATATCCGGGAGGATTGAGGGAAACGGCTGCAGGAAAAATGCTGGCGGAAAAGCCGGAAAATTTAATTCGCATTGCTGTGGCCGGAATGTTGCCGAAGAATAATCTCGGCAGAAAAATGCTTAAAAAGCTGAAGGTATACAGTGGGAATGCGCATCCACATGAGGCCCAGTGTCCCCAGACCCTGGCGGTCTGA
- a CDS encoding 30S ribosomal protein S9, with translation MTVQRYYATGKRKSAIARVYMKSGSGNIVVNKRNYEEYFTRPSLKMIIRQPMEITGKKDQFDLYVNVSGGGVAGQAGAVKHGISKALLEYDAELRPILKKAGFLTRDARVVERKKYGQPGARKKFQFSKR, from the coding sequence ATGACTGTACAACGTTACTATGCAACCGGTAAGAGAAAGAGCGCTATTGCCCGCGTCTATATGAAGTCAGGCAGCGGTAATATCGTGGTAAACAAAAGAAACTATGAAGAGTATTTTACCCGTCCCAGCCTGAAAATGATCATCCGGCAGCCTATGGAAATAACCGGTAAAAAAGACCAGTTTGATCTGTATGTGAATGTCAGCGGCGGCGGTGTTGCCGGCCAGGCCGGCGCGGTCAAACATGGAATCTCCAAAGCGCTTCTGGAATATGACGCAGAGTTGCGCCCCATACTGAAAAAGGCAGGCTTTCTAACACGTGACGCCCGTGTCGTTGAAAGAAAGAAATATGGACAACCGGGAGCCCGTAAGAAATTCCAATTCTCCAAACGTTAA
- a CDS encoding N-acetyl-gamma-glutamyl-phosphate reductase: MKIKAAIFGASGYTGQELIRILSGHPQVELVAVTSRRYAGVPVADVFPSLFGLTSLTYSDGTPLEIAKLCDAVFLALPHGVSMDIAPVFIQAGRKVIDLSADYRLRDLATYEKWYAKHQSADLFGQAVYGLPELYRQDIKKSQLVANPGCYPTSIILGLMPALKDRLLDVSTIIADSASGVSGAGRDPQVGSLFCEVDGGFKAYKVGKHRHTPEIEQELNVLAGEKFAISFTPHLLPVKRGILSTIYATLKRDMALKDIHALYSSFYETEKFVRICPVGTYPNISSVCGSNYCDIGLVHDPRTNRVIIISAIDNLIKGAAGQAVQNMNLVCSLAEESGLQTAPLYP; encoded by the coding sequence ATGAAAATTAAAGCAGCAATATTCGGAGCCAGCGGTTATACGGGACAGGAGCTCATCAGGATTTTATCCGGGCATCCGCAGGTGGAACTGGTGGCCGTTACGTCCAGGCGCTATGCCGGTGTCCCTGTGGCGGACGTGTTTCCGTCGCTTTTCGGTTTAACGTCGCTGACCTATTCAGACGGCACGCCCCTGGAGATAGCCAAACTCTGCGATGCGGTTTTTCTGGCTCTTCCCCATGGCGTCTCCATGGACATTGCTCCCGTCTTTATTCAGGCGGGCAGGAAGGTGATCGACCTTTCCGCCGACTATCGCCTGCGGGATCTGGCCACATATGAAAAATGGTATGCCAAACATCAGAGCGCCGATCTTTTCGGACAGGCAGTCTACGGGCTTCCTGAACTCTACCGGCAGGACATCAAAAAATCGCAGTTGGTGGCCAACCCTGGCTGTTATCCAACCAGCATTATTCTGGGCTTGATGCCCGCGTTGAAAGACAGGCTTTTGGACGTTTCTACGATCATTGCCGATTCTGCCTCCGGCGTGAGCGGTGCAGGCCGTGACCCCCAGGTGGGATCGCTGTTTTGCGAAGTGGATGGCGGATTTAAGGCTTACAAAGTGGGCAAACACCGGCATACGCCGGAAATTGAGCAGGAACTGAATGTGCTGGCCGGTGAAAAATTTGCCATTTCCTTCACCCCGCATTTATTGCCCGTGAAAAGAGGCATCTTAAGCACGATTTACGCGACGCTGAAGAGGGACATGGCTCTCAAGGATATCCATGCTCTCTATTCCTCGTTTTACGAAACGGAAAAGTTTGTGCGGATATGTCCTGTCGGGACATATCCTAATATATCTTCCGTTTGCGGTTCGAATTACTGTGATATCGGCCTGGTTCACGATCCGCGAACCAACCGGGTGATTATTATTTCCGCTATTGACAATTTGATTAAGGGAGCCGCGGGACAGGCGGTGCAGAACATGAATCTGGTCTGTTCTCTGGCTGAAGAAAGCGGTTTGCAGACTGCCCCGCTTTATCCCTGA
- a CDS encoding cysteine--tRNA ligase has product MPQKIFNTRTRQKETLQLIREGAVGMYVCGITAYDVCHVGHARAAVVFDVVFRHLKARGYDVTYVKNFTDIDDKIIDRANKEGVGIDQIAERYIKLHDEDMAALNVLTPTMTPRATGHMEDMIALIARLEEKGIAYCVDGDVFFSVAKFSAYGGLSGRKLDEMVAGARVDVNDKKRNPLDFVLWKKSKEGEPCWESPWGEGRPGWHIECSAMSRRYLGETFDIHGGGEDLIFPHHENEIAQSQAATGKPLANYWMHNGFVKINAEKMSKSLGNIFPIRDIIKLYHPEALRLFMLQSHYRSPVDYSDTSLKEARTALIRCYTALQLMKETRAGAVPQAQEKLQPAGQEYIHKLNELKNKFDAALDDDFNTAQALGYVFDAARLINNVTTAEKKMPVPAKQMILDAAAGVFTHFGDVLGVFQSDPDLFFQTDRGIEVAKRGLDVSKIADLIMERQKAREEKDWSRADDIRKELALQNITLKDSAGGTTWSIE; this is encoded by the coding sequence ATGCCTCAAAAAATATTTAATACGAGAACAAGACAGAAAGAAACGCTGCAACTGATCAGAGAAGGCGCCGTCGGCATGTATGTTTGCGGTATTACGGCATACGATGTCTGCCATGTCGGTCACGCCCGCGCCGCGGTGGTTTTTGATGTGGTCTTCCGGCATCTGAAAGCGCGCGGCTATGATGTGACCTATGTCAAAAACTTTACCGATATCGACGATAAGATCATCGATCGGGCGAACAAAGAAGGCGTCGGCATCGATCAAATAGCCGAACGGTACATCAAACTGCATGACGAAGATATGGCCGCTCTCAATGTTCTGACGCCTACCATGACGCCGAGAGCCACCGGGCACATGGAGGATATGATTGCGCTGATTGCCAGGCTTGAAGAAAAAGGCATTGCGTATTGCGTGGACGGCGACGTGTTTTTTTCGGTAGCCAAATTCTCTGCATACGGCGGATTATCGGGACGCAAACTCGATGAAATGGTCGCCGGCGCCCGCGTGGACGTCAATGACAAGAAAAGAAACCCGCTGGATTTTGTGCTGTGGAAAAAGAGCAAGGAAGGCGAGCCTTGCTGGGAAAGTCCCTGGGGAGAAGGCAGACCGGGCTGGCATATTGAGTGTTCGGCCATGAGCCGGCGTTATCTGGGCGAAACGTTTGATATTCACGGGGGCGGGGAGGATCTGATTTTTCCGCATCATGAAAACGAAATCGCTCAATCTCAGGCGGCAACGGGCAAGCCCCTGGCCAATTACTGGATGCACAATGGCTTTGTTAAAATCAACGCGGAGAAAATGTCCAAATCACTGGGCAATATCTTCCCGATCCGGGACATCATCAAACTATACCATCCGGAAGCTCTGCGCCTGTTCATGCTCCAGAGTCATTACCGGAGCCCGGTAGACTATTCGGATACCTCCCTTAAGGAAGCCAGAACGGCCCTTATTCGCTGCTATACCGCCCTGCAATTGATGAAAGAAACACGGGCGGGGGCAGTGCCGCAAGCCCAGGAAAAGCTCCAGCCTGCCGGGCAGGAGTACATCCATAAATTAAATGAATTAAAAAATAAATTTGATGCCGCCCTCGACGATGATTTTAATACGGCGCAGGCTCTGGGTTATGTTTTCGACGCCGCCCGGTTGATCAATAATGTCACAACCGCCGAAAAGAAAATGCCCGTACCGGCCAAACAGATGATCCTGGATGCAGCGGCGGGCGTCTTTACGCATTTTGGCGATGTGCTGGGTGTCTTTCAATCCGATCCGGATCTATTCTTCCAGACCGACCGCGGCATTGAAGTCGCCAAGCGCGGCCTGGATGTTTCCAAAATAGCAGACCTGATTATGGAGCGGCAAAAAGCCCGTGAGGAAAAAGATTGGAGCCGGGCCGACGATATTCGCAAGGAGCTGGCCCTGCAGAATATTACCTTGAAGGATTCGGCAGGCGGGACAACCTGGTCGATCGAGTAG
- a CDS encoding peptidase S41 yields MKNISGKWPVFVIIILGLFVIFGPYSDSKVAARNKNIYKEIKTFNEVLDMVQKNYVDEVEPTVLIQGAINGMIKSLDPHSAYMTAEVYKELEVETQGRFGGIGIEITISKDVLTVVSPIEDTPAYKAGVKSGDQIIKIDGKSTKDITIIEAVKKLRGPKDTKVTITILRENMDKPRDIVLTRATIQIKSVKAKIFDEHIGYIRIASFHERTSADLKKALAEVSEKAKPMKGLVLDLRNDPGGLLNQAIEVSDMFLKSGIIVSTRGRTKNMETKTMARDNGGKEVTVPVVVLVNEGTASAAEIVAGALQDNGRALIVGTQTFGKASVQTVIPLEGGSALKLTTARYYTPKGRSIQAEGIKPDIIVKLMKPSEEPENGLMERLREKDLKGHIKPAKEDGTQLDENKTEDLKETADLAKDNQLKTAVDILKSWQIMKYNLGN; encoded by the coding sequence ATGAAAAACATATCCGGTAAATGGCCAGTATTTGTCATCATCATTCTTGGACTTTTTGTCATTTTTGGGCCGTATTCCGACAGCAAGGTTGCCGCGCGGAACAAAAATATCTACAAAGAGATTAAAACATTCAACGAAGTCTTGGATATGGTGCAGAAAAACTACGTGGATGAAGTGGAGCCCACTGTCCTGATTCAGGGCGCGATCAACGGAATGATCAAATCTCTCGACCCGCACAGTGCCTATATGACCGCTGAAGTTTATAAAGAACTGGAAGTGGAAACACAGGGGCGTTTTGGCGGGATCGGCATTGAAATAACAATCTCAAAAGATGTGTTGACCGTTGTATCACCCATTGAAGATACCCCTGCCTACAAAGCCGGCGTAAAATCCGGCGATCAGATTATTAAGATTGACGGCAAATCCACCAAAGACATTACCATTATAGAAGCCGTAAAAAAACTGCGCGGCCCCAAGGACACCAAAGTTACCATTACGATCCTGAGGGAAAACATGGACAAGCCCAGGGATATCGTTCTAACCCGCGCCACCATCCAGATCAAAAGCGTGAAGGCAAAAATATTCGATGAGCATATTGGCTATATTCGCATCGCGTCATTCCATGAAAGGACCTCGGCCGACCTGAAGAAAGCCCTGGCGGAAGTGAGCGAAAAAGCAAAACCGATGAAGGGGCTGGTGCTGGATTTGAGAAATGATCCGGGTGGTCTTCTGAACCAGGCCATTGAGGTGTCCGACATGTTTTTAAAATCAGGGATCATTGTATCCACACGCGGACGGACAAAAAATATGGAAACCAAAACAATGGCACGGGACAATGGCGGCAAGGAAGTCACCGTTCCGGTGGTTGTTCTGGTGAACGAAGGGACGGCGAGCGCAGCGGAAATTGTGGCGGGTGCGCTGCAGGATAACGGCCGGGCGCTGATTGTAGGGACGCAGACCTTCGGTAAGGCATCCGTGCAGACGGTGATTCCTCTGGAAGGCGGTTCCGCGCTGAAATTAACGACCGCGCGGTATTACACGCCCAAAGGCAGATCCATTCAGGCAGAGGGGATTAAACCGGACATTATCGTTAAATTGATGAAGCCTTCCGAGGAGCCGGAGAATGGTCTGATGGAAAGACTTCGGGAAAAAGATCTCAAGGGCCACATCAAGCCGGCCAAAGAGGACGGCACGCAGCTCGATGAAAATAAAACCGAGGATTTGAAAGAGACCGCCGATCTGGCTAAAGATAATCAACTCAAGACGGCCGTCGATATCTTAAAAAGCTGGCAGATCATGAAATATAATCTGGGGAACTGA
- a CDS encoding short chain dehydrogenase: MNTKRFQDKVALVTGGNSGIGRAAACAFGREGAKVVIAARREKEGAEVVNEIKSRGGEALFVKTDLMVSSDIDRLFATIGEKYGQLNYAFNNAGIWPAMKRAANYTLDEFDAVMNINVKAVWRCMKHEIPMMTHAGGGAIVNCSSVAGWTGQEGTSLYTASKHAVIGLTRAAAVEFGRKNIRINAICPGITETPMVERQIAEGGEAMKKAMLDTTPLGRFGKPEEIAGSVLFLCSDAASFITAKSIVVGGGQGIRP; encoded by the coding sequence TTGAATACGAAGAGATTTCAAGATAAAGTTGCCCTGGTCACCGGCGGCAATTCCGGCATCGGCCGCGCCGCGGCTTGCGCCTTCGGCCGGGAAGGGGCCAAAGTGGTCATCGCCGCGCGCCGGGAAAAAGAAGGCGCCGAAGTGGTCAACGAAATAAAAAGCAGGGGCGGCGAAGCCCTGTTTGTGAAAACGGATCTGATGGTCAGCAGTGATATCGACAGACTGTTTGCAACCATTGGAGAAAAATACGGACAGTTGAATTACGCGTTCAACAACGCGGGTATCTGGCCGGCCATGAAACGCGCCGCCAACTACACCCTCGATGAATTCGACGCCGTGATGAACATCAACGTAAAGGCCGTCTGGCGCTGCATGAAACACGAAATCCCCATGATGACCCATGCGGGCGGCGGCGCTATTGTCAATTGTTCTTCCGTTGCGGGCTGGACCGGCCAGGAAGGCACGTCTCTTTACACCGCCAGCAAACATGCGGTTATCGGACTCACCCGGGCCGCGGCTGTTGAATTCGGACGCAAAAACATCCGCATCAACGCCATCTGCCCCGGCATTACCGAAACCCCGATGGTTGAACGCCAGATAGCGGAAGGCGGAGAAGCCATGAAAAAGGCGATGCTGGACACGACACCACTGGGACGCTTTGGCAAACCCGAAGAAATCGCCGGATCCGTCTTGTTTTTGTGTTCAGATGCGGCATCCTTCATCACCGCGAAAAGCATCGTGGTTGGCGGCGGTCAGGGCATCCGCCCCTGA
- a CDS encoding short chain dehydrogenase, giving the protein MFEGKIALVTGATAGMGRATAIAFAREGAKVIMAARRGERGQEVVDQIAAEGGESMFVKTDVRNPADIDNLFKTILARYGRLDFAFNNAGVSTSHNPTVIKYEDDEWDRIIETNLRGVWLCMKHEIDIMKKQGGGVIVNTASILGVIGDWGLSSYCASKHGSLGMAKTAALEYCRHNIRINTICPGPIMTEMIEKALPFMPKMIEVMASKTAVRRIGEPEEIAGAALWLCTDEAAFMIGKEIAIDGGYITY; this is encoded by the coding sequence ATGTTTGAAGGAAAAATCGCACTGGTTACCGGAGCGACTGCGGGTATGGGACGAGCTACAGCGATTGCTTTCGCCCGCGAGGGCGCTAAAGTGATCATGGCGGCGCGCCGTGGCGAGCGCGGTCAGGAAGTCGTCGATCAAATCGCCGCGGAGGGCGGAGAATCCATGTTTGTAAAAACGGATGTTCGTAATCCCGCGGATATCGACAATCTTTTTAAAACCATTCTGGCCAGATACGGCCGTCTGGACTTTGCATTCAATAATGCCGGTGTATCCACATCCCATAACCCCACCGTTATCAAATACGAAGACGACGAATGGGACCGGATCATAGAGACCAATCTGCGCGGCGTCTGGCTATGCATGAAGCATGAAATCGACATCATGAAAAAACAGGGCGGCGGCGTCATTGTCAACACCGCCTCCATCCTCGGCGTCATCGGCGATTGGGGCCTGTCATCTTACTGCGCTTCCAAACACGGCTCTCTGGGCATGGCTAAAACGGCCGCATTGGAGTACTGCAGGCACAATATCCGCATCAACACCATCTGCCCGGGACCCATCATGACCGAAATGATTGAAAAGGCGCTGCCGTTCATGCCTAAAATGATAGAGGTCATGGCCAGCAAGACCGCCGTGCGGCGCATTGGTGAACCGGAAGAAATTGCCGGCGCCGCTTTGTGGCTTTGCACGGATGAAGCGGCGTTCATGATCGGCAAGGAAATCGCCATTGACGGCGGATACATCACTTATTAA
- the ygbF gene encoding tol-pal system protein YbgF, translating to MRRSLYLIFPLMFFLLTACATSSDLKTVHSEVNQQMEEKLAAADARVDARVSELQKAQAKNAEALASIRKGQANTGADFAEMREQIQQLRGQVETLKKETARDSKKDDEYRQKIDNLLLKINFIENFLEISKKDSSSDIDSAALNKDAAGKQGKAATYAAAYQTFKNGQYTKAREAFQGFLTTYPTGEYSDNAQFWIGECYFFEKNYEKAILEYEKVTKKFPSSNKVPYALLKQGISFQKLGDKVSAKLLLQQVIKDYPNTSQARIARSKLQEIK from the coding sequence TTGAGACGTTCTCTGTATCTCATATTTCCGTTAATGTTTTTTTTACTTACTGCGTGCGCAACGTCTTCTGATTTAAAGACGGTTCATTCGGAAGTAAACCAGCAGATGGAAGAAAAACTTGCGGCAGCGGATGCCCGGGTGGATGCCCGGGTATCCGAGCTGCAAAAAGCACAGGCCAAAAATGCCGAGGCTCTGGCTTCCATACGCAAAGGGCAGGCCAATACCGGCGCTGACTTTGCGGAGATGCGCGAGCAGATCCAGCAGTTGCGCGGTCAGGTTGAAACATTAAAGAAGGAAACGGCCCGCGATTCAAAAAAAGATGATGAGTACAGGCAAAAGATTGATAACCTCCTCCTGAAAATCAATTTCATTGAAAACTTTCTGGAAATCAGCAAAAAAGATTCATCAAGCGACATCGACAGTGCCGCGTTAAACAAGGATGCTGCGGGAAAACAGGGCAAAGCGGCAACCTATGCAGCCGCCTATCAGACCTTTAAAAACGGACAGTACACAAAAGCCAGAGAGGCCTTTCAAGGCTTCCTGACCACTTATCCGACAGGCGAGTATTCTGATAACGCTCAATTCTGGATCGGTGAATGTTATTTTTTTGAAAAGAACTACGAAAAAGCCATTCTGGAATATGAAAAAGTTACCAAGAAATTCCCCAGCAGCAATAAAGTTCCCTACGCCCTCTTAAAGCAGGGAATCTCCTTTCAAAAATTGGGTGATAAGGTAAGCGCCAAGCTGCTTCTGCAGCAGGTGATTAAAGATTATCCCAATACCAGCCAGGCACGCATTGCCCGTTCCAAACTCCAGGAAATCAAGTAG
- the pal gene encoding peptidoglycan-associated lipoprotein, producing the protein MKKHVTLIGLLMVFVFSLTLFSGCAEKKAVVKDEAVQEQKAVAAQAPSTVDDEAARKAKEAADLEAARKAEAARIRAAKNAAALADLNIQNIYFDYDKSVIRPDAREILKANAELFTKNSAATIVVEGYCDERGTAEYNIALGERRAQAAKQYLVNLGIQASRVETISYGEEKPLDPGHDEKAWAQNRRAQFLLK; encoded by the coding sequence ATGAAGAAGCATGTAACACTGATAGGATTATTAATGGTTTTTGTATTCAGTTTAACGCTGTTCAGCGGTTGCGCTGAAAAAAAAGCGGTTGTAAAAGATGAAGCCGTCCAGGAGCAAAAGGCAGTGGCCGCGCAGGCACCGTCGACTGTCGATGATGAAGCCGCCCGCAAGGCGAAAGAAGCCGCAGATCTAGAAGCCGCCAGAAAGGCCGAAGCCGCCAGAATCAGAGCCGCAAAGAATGCAGCAGCGCTGGCCGACTTGAACATACAAAACATCTATTTTGATTATGACAAATCCGTTATCCGCCCCGACGCCCGTGAAATATTAAAGGCCAACGCCGAGCTGTTTACAAAGAACAGCGCCGCCACCATCGTTGTTGAGGGCTATTGCGATGAGAGAGGCACTGCCGAGTACAATATAGCTCTGGGAGAAAGGCGCGCGCAGGCAGCCAAGCAATATCTGGTAAATCTGGGCATTCAAGCTTCGCGTGTTGAGACCATCAGTTACGGTGAGGAAAAACCGTTGGATCCGGGACATGATGAAAAGGCATGGGCTCAGAACAGACGCGCCCAGTTTCTTTTAAAATAG
- the tolB gene encoding Tol-Pal system beta propeller repeat protein TolB — protein sequence MNIKSRLSILVLLVSLFIGSTAGSVIAKVYIDIDAPGFQQFPIAVCDFQIKNPQAVQSPDTGIAVADHIRNYLGLSGIFNLLDKKSFLDGVEPGVPEAIRFSDWSVIGADFLLRGDMTINGKEVTAESRLYDITRGQTLFSKKYTGKTSDLPALARSITADILLALTGDEGDFSTKIAFVIKKRTGSDIYTMNYDASDIKTLTSHHSIVMAPRWSPDGQYFAFTSYKNGRPEVFLRHLMTGKEKKVSSFRGLNLCGSFSPDSKKLLLTLSKDDNEEIYVLDIDTMALRRLTSSSSIDVSPAWSPDGKKIAFVSNRSGSPQIFIMDADGNNVKRITYEGSYNTSPSWSPRGGRIAYEGLINHKYQIFSIDEEGNNLIQLTFDNADNEYPSWSPSGRQIVFSSKLGSKSRISIMNANGLNIRILKEQKEELVMPSWSPRLK from the coding sequence ATGAATATTAAATCCCGCTTATCGATCCTGGTTCTTCTGGTCTCTTTATTCATTGGCAGCACCGCAGGCTCCGTCATAGCCAAAGTATATATCGATATCGACGCGCCGGGCTTTCAGCAATTTCCCATTGCCGTCTGCGATTTTCAAATAAAAAATCCGCAAGCCGTTCAATCGCCTGACACCGGCATCGCCGTTGCCGATCATATCAGGAACTACCTCGGCCTGTCGGGAATCTTTAATCTGTTAGACAAGAAAAGTTTTCTGGACGGGGTTGAACCCGGGGTTCCGGAAGCTATCCGCTTTTCCGACTGGTCTGTGATCGGCGCGGATTTTCTGCTGCGCGGCGATATGACCATCAATGGGAAAGAAGTGACAGCCGAAAGCCGTCTGTATGATATTACGCGCGGCCAAACGCTTTTCAGTAAGAAATATACGGGTAAAACCAGCGACCTGCCCGCACTGGCACGCAGCATCACCGCCGATATCCTGCTGGCACTGACCGGAGATGAAGGCGACTTCAGCACAAAAATTGCTTTTGTAATCAAAAAACGCACCGGCTCCGACATTTACACAATGAACTATGATGCGTCCGACATCAAAACTCTGACCAGTCATCACAGCATCGTCATGGCGCCGCGCTGGTCGCCGGACGGTCAATATTTTGCTTTTACATCTTACAAAAACGGCCGGCCGGAGGTTTTCCTGCGTCATTTAATGACCGGAAAAGAAAAAAAGGTTTCTTCATTCCGCGGCCTCAATTTATGCGGTTCCTTCTCCCCGGACAGCAAAAAGCTATTGCTGACGTTGAGCAAGGATGACAACGAAGAAATCTACGTTCTGGACATTGACACGATGGCCCTGCGACGTTTAACCAGCAGTTCTTCCATCGACGTTTCTCCCGCCTGGTCGCCGGACGGGAAAAAAATTGCTTTTGTGTCCAACCGGTCCGGTTCGCCGCAAATATTCATCATGGATGCGGATGGAAACAACGTTAAAAGAATTACTTATGAAGGCAGTTATAACACGTCGCCATCCTGGTCGCCCCGCGGCGGCAGGATAGCTTATGAAGGCCTCATTAACCATAAGTATCAAATTTTCTCCATAGACGAGGAAGGTAATAACCTGATTCAGCTGACCTTTGATAATGCAGACAATGAATATCCATCCTGGTCTCCTTCCGGCAGACAGATTGTTTTCAGTTCAAAGCTCGGCTCAAAAAGCCGCATCAGCATTATGAACGCAAATGGGCTGAATATCCGCATTCTCAAAGAACAGAAAGAAGAATTGGTCATGCCATCCTGGTCCCCCAGACTTAAATAA
- the tolR gene encoding protein TolR, translated as MRQLRRRNSDKRSMADINVTPLVDVMLVLLIIFMVTAPMLSMGIDVNLPRVKSKSLDLAEEKLILSINENKEIFLNKTRMPLQDLNAKLAAIFAERVDREIFLRADKNVPYGFVVEVMSEVRKAGVDKLGMITEPPEGLK; from the coding sequence ATGCGACAACTACGTAGAAGAAATTCAGATAAACGATCCATGGCGGACATTAACGTCACACCTCTCGTTGACGTCATGCTGGTGCTGCTGATCATCTTTATGGTCACCGCACCGATGCTGTCCATGGGCATCGATGTCAATCTGCCGCGCGTTAAATCTAAAAGTCTCGATCTCGCAGAAGAAAAACTGATATTAAGCATTAATGAAAATAAAGAAATTTTCTTAAACAAAACCCGAATGCCGCTTCAGGATCTCAATGCAAAACTTGCCGCAATTTTCGCCGAACGGGTTGACCGGGAAATTTTCCTGCGCGCCGATAAAAACGTTCCCTACGGTTTTGTAGTCGAAGTCATGTCGGAGGTTCGTAAGGCGGGCGTCGATAAACTCGGTATGATTACCGAGCCGCCCGAGGGCTTGAAATGA
- the tolQ gene encoding protein TolQ, with translation MGSNFHGSLLGMILDAGLMVKFVLLILLVLSVISWTIIFLKFRYYRKIKAENEAFDSDYQRSSKLSELLPASKKYSCSTTAEVFRVGYTELTKMNKSAKDTARSEEISLSSIDNVQRALNRASNTEMTKLESALGFLATTGSASPFIGLFGTVWGIMETFKSIGARGSATLAVVAPGISEALIATAAGLAAAIPAVIFYNYFLNKSKVMVQEMDNFADEFLNIIERYLIRK, from the coding sequence ATGGGAAGCAATTTTCATGGCTCTCTTTTGGGCATGATTTTAGATGCCGGGTTGATGGTCAAATTTGTTTTGCTGATCCTGCTCGTTCTCTCCGTCATTTCCTGGACGATCATTTTTCTGAAATTCCGCTATTATCGCAAAATTAAAGCTGAAAATGAAGCCTTCGACTCCGACTATCAACGCAGCAGCAAACTCTCCGAGCTTCTCCCGGCATCCAAGAAATATTCATGCTCGACAACGGCGGAAGTTTTCCGCGTCGGCTATACGGAACTGACCAAAATGAACAAGTCAGCAAAAGACACGGCGCGCAGCGAGGAAATCAGTCTGTCCTCTATCGATAATGTGCAGCGTGCGCTTAACCGCGCCTCCAACACGGAAATGACAAAGCTGGAAAGCGCGCTGGGGTTTCTCGCCACAACCGGTTCGGCCAGCCCCTTCATCGGCTTATTCGGAACGGTCTGGGGGATTATGGAAACCTTCAAATCCATCGGCGCGCGCGGTTCGGCAACACTGGCCGTTGTCGCTCCCGGCATATCGGAGGCGCTGATTGCCACGGCGGCGGGACTGGCCGCGGCTATCCCGGCGGTTATTTTCTACAACTACTTTTTAAACAAATCCAAAGTTATGGTTCAGGAAATGGATAATTTTGCCGACGAATTTTTAAATATCATCGAGCGTTATCTGATCCGTAAATGA